The window TACAAATTCTGTATTTGTTGTATTTCCATTTAGAACTCCATCAATAAAAACATCATAACTAGCTACACCAGAATCATCAGTAGAAGCAGACCAACTAGCTTTAAAGCTTGTTCCAGTTTCATTAGATATAGTAACAGCTGTTGGAACAGTTGGTGGTGTTGAGTCTGACAATGTAGTTCCGTTTACTGCAGTAGTTTGGTCAGATTTATTGTTAGCGATATCTTTTGCTAATACACTAACGGCATACGTTGTATTTGGAGTTAAACCTGTAATTGTAAATGTTGTATTTGCAGTTTCATCGTTTAAAGTCCCGTCTACATAAATCTCATATTTTGTTACCGCTTCATTATCTGTAGAAGCTGTCCATGTAGCATCTATACTTGTTGTTGTAATATTACTTAAAGCTAAATCTGTTGGTACAGTTGGCGCTTCGGTATCTGTAGAAGTATAAATTCCCCAAGAATCTATTGCAGCATCTCCACCCCAAATTCTTGTAGCTAAATAAGCATTGTCAATAAATGGGTTTCTATTTCCTTGTGCATACGTGTTACTTGTATTTTCATGATAAGTATTTCTCTGTCTTTCAAAATCAGATACAGGATCTTCTACATTCCATTCTAAGAATAAATCTATCATATTATCTGGAGTAGAAGCAGCGCTACCAACACCAATATTAGTTGGTAAACATCTATCTCCGTATCTAATGTACATATACATCATAATTCTTGCAACATCACCTTTCCATTCATCACCAGGATACCAGCCACCAGAAACACTACCTGCATTACCAGAACCATCTGCAAATTTTAAACTACCTCTGTTAGAATTCATTCTTACATCAGAAGGACGTAGATGTTGACCATCTGCACCAGGACCAGAAGTACCTAAATTTGGCGTTCCTTTAGATTTAGCGTAAACGTGTTCTCTGTTCCAATCTGTACCTTGAGTACCACCATTTAAACTTTTGCTTCTTGTTTTATCAGTTACGTAATTTCCATCACTATCACTATATCCATAAATAAGTAAAACATTATTAGCATTTGCAGGATCTTCATCTGTTGCTTTTAATGCATTCCAAAGTTCTCCATAAGATAAAGTGTTGGTATGTGTATTTGTAACTTTAATAGCTAATTTTTCTTTTAACGTAATACCTTCAGCAGTTAAATCAACATCACTATAATATGCTTCTTGAGCGTTTATTGTTATTGTTAAAAAGAAGATTAGTAAGAGGCTTAATTTTTTCATGTTCTTTTAGTTTTTAATTAATTTCTTTGTGATAAATCTTTTCTCTGAATTTATTTTTAATAGATAAACCCCTTTACTAAGGTTAGAAACATCAATTTTATTATTACTTAATGTAACTTCTTGTGTTGAAATTAATTTACCTAATGTAGAGTAAACTTGTATTGTTGCGTCTTCTGTTACACTAAAGTAAACTGTGTCTCCGTTTGTTGGGTTTGGAAACATTTTGAAAGATTCAAAAGTATTATCTTCTGTACTTAAGGTTGAAGTATGGCTTCCAATACCATCTAGCGTATTTTTAGGAAAACTATCCCATTCTGATTCTGTATAGGTTGTATTTGGGCTAGAAATATCTCCTTTTCTTCTTAAGGTTACGTCTTTTGCAAAATAAGCATCATCGCCAAAAACACCAATAATATCAATTAACACATCATTTTTGAATAAGGCAACAGCATCATTTCCGTTAAAATTTACGGGTTGTCCAAAATTAGTATCGTTATTATTTGGTTGTACCAAATCTACTTGTCCAAGAGGATTTGAAGCTGAGTTTGGTTGTAATTCAGGATCTGAATTATCTCCATTACCAATTACAAAAACATCATTAGGAACTATGCTTTGAACAGTTCCACTATTTAAAGCTAATGGAGTAGTCCAAACACCAGCACCATTTCTTTCTAACTTAACAACATAGCCAGCAAGATCTACGGTTGCGCCTGTTAAATTAACTATTTCTAATGCTTTTCTTGTTCCTGGCTCACCTTCTAAATATTCAGAAAAGAATAATTCTGTAGCAGTTCCAGAGCCACCAGCTGTTGTAGTTACATTAACTGTATTTGATTGTGCAGATGGATTACCTGAAGTATCTTTAGCAATTACATACGCTGTATAACTAGTTGTTGGTGATAAATTAATAATAGTATATGTTAATGTGGTAACATTACTATTTAAAACTCCGTCTAAATAAACGTCATAACTCTCTACTTCATTATCATCTGTAGCAGCATCCCAAGTTAATACAAAAGAACTATCTGAAATTGTACTTGCAGTAGCGTTTGTTGGTGCTGTAGGAGCAGTAGTGTCTGGTAACGTTGTTCCGTTAACAGGAGCACTTTCATTAGAAAAATTATTTATTAAATCTTTTGCTAAAACCGTAATGCTATAGGTTGTATTAGGGTTTAAATCTACCAATGTTGTACTAGTATTTGCGGTAGTTTGTGCCGTTAAAGTACCATCTACATATATATTATAGCCAGTTACCGCTTCGTTGTCTGTAGAAGCATCCCAAGTAACGTCTAAAGAAGTGAAGTTTTCGTTACTTACTGTTACATTTGTTGGTACAGTTGGTGCTTGTGTATCTGTAGGTGCGTATAAATTCCAAAGATCTTCTGCAGAATCTCCACCCCAAATACGAGTTGCTAAATATGGATTGTCTATAAAAGGATTTCTATTTCCTTGTGCGTAGGTATTATTTGTAGTGTCTTCGTGATATGTGTTTCTTGTTTTTTCAAGATCAGAAACAGGATCTTCTACATTCCATTGTAAGAATAAATCAATCATATCATCTTGTGTAAATTGATTGTCTCCAACTCCAACAGCTGTAGGTAAACATTGCTCACCATAACGAAGGTACATGTACATTATCATTCTTGCTACATCACCTTTCCATTCATCTCCAGGATACCAACCAGCAGTATTAGGACCATCAGGACCATTATAAGTTGCTGAAGAACGACTAGAATTACCTGAACCTAAAGCAAATTTATAATTGTTTCTTTCAGAGTTGCGAGTTCTATCAGCAGGCCTTAAGTTATGAGCGTCTGAACCTGGACCTTGACTATTACCTTGTCCTATTAAAACTGGATTTGCTAAAGATTTAGAAAATACATGTTCTCTGTTCCAAACAAAATTATTACAACTAGTACCACAATCTTGTAATGTATTGTCTCTTTCTCTGTCATTGGTAATGTCAGAATCAGAACCATCTTCCCAACCGTATATTAAAACTACTTCGGAAGTATTTGCTGGATTAGCATCTGTTATTTTAGATGCTTCCCAAACACCAGGAGTATAGTTTAACATATTTGTATGTGTAGCTGTAATCTTTGTAGCTAAGGCATCTTTTAAATCAGTACCTGCTAATGTTAAATCTACATCACTATAGTATGCTTCTTGTGCAAAGCTTAATGAAATTGATGTAATAAATAAAAGTGAAAGTAATTTTTTAACCATAATTTTTAATTTTGTTTTCTTTCTAAAAGTGCCATATAAAATCCGTCGTAGCCAGAAGTGTGTGCTAACACTTTTTTGTCTGCAACAAATGTAAAGTTTTTTCCGAACTCTGTTGTTAAGAAATTATCAACTTGTAATTGATTCTCAGAAGGTAAGACGGAACAAGTAGCATAGACTAATTTTCCACCTGGTTTAACCATTTTAGAGTATTGTTGTAATATTTCTTGTTGCGTTTTACGAATATTGTCTAAAAACTCTGGTTGTAATTTCCATTTACTGTCTGGGTTTCTTCTAAGAACACCTAAACCAGAACAAGGAGCATCAATTAATACTCTGTCTGCTTTGTCGTGTAGTTTCTTAATTACCTTAGTAGAGTCTATTACTTTTAAATCTATATTATGGGCACCATTTCTACGTGCTCTAACTTTTAATTTTTTCAATTTACTTTCGTAAATATCCATGGCAATAATTTGCCCTTTATTTTCCATTAAAGAAGCTAAGTGTAATGTTTTACCACCAGCACCAGCACAAGTATCAACAACTTTCATACCTGGTTTAACTTCTAAGTAGTCTGCAACTAATTGAGAAGAAGCGTCTTGTACTTCAAAAAAACCTTTTTTAAATACTTCAGTTCTAAAAACATTTGCACGTTCAACTAATTTTAAAGCATCATCATGGTTTTTTACAAATTCAGTTTCTATACCTTCTTTAGCAAGTTCTTTTTGTAAGTTTTCTCTTGTTGTCTTTAAAGTATTTGTACGTAAAATTACTTCTGCTTGTAGGTTAAGCGCAGCAATTTCTTTAGTCCAAATTTTCTCTCCTAACTCTTCTAAACCAATATTATCTATCCAATCTGGAATAGATTCTCTAAACTTTCTAATTTTAGAAAGCTCATCAAACTTACCTTTTATTCTTCTATTTGGAGTTGGTTCAATTTGATTCCAATCTGGAAGTTTAATTCCCTTTAAAACACACCAAACCGAGAACAGTCTCCATAAATTAGGTCTGTCAAAAGGTTCTTTAACTTCTGCAATTTCAGCATATAAACGTTTCCAACGTACTATTTCGTAAATTGTTTCTGCTACAAATTTTCTATCTCTAGAACCCCAACGTTTGTCGCGTTTTAAAGCTTTTTCAACAGCTTTACCAGCATAAGCTCCTTCATTAAAAATGTCTCGTAAACTGTCTATTACAGCATACGTTAAGTTTCTATGTAATCTCATTAATTGATTTTAAGCCACAAAGATACGTTAATTTAAGCTTTTTTTGAGTCTCTTTTTTCTTTTCCATTACTGAAAAGAAACAAAAATCTAGCTGTATTTAGTACAAGAATTCTGTATTTTCGTTTTTAGAAAATTTAAAAGTGAATCTTAACCAACCCATAACATATTTAAAAGGAGTAAGTATTGCCAGAGCAGAATTGCTTTATAGTGAGCTTGGTGTTAAAAACTGTAAAGATTTATTGCATCTTTTTCCGTTTAGATATATTGATAAAACACAGTTTTACAAGATAAACTCTTTGCAGCAAAACACTGCGGAAGTTCAAATAGTTGGTAAGATTACAGGATTAAAAACGGTTGAACAGAAACGAGGAAGTAGATTAGTAGCAACTTTTAGAGATGAAACTGGTGCTATAGAGTTGGTTTGGTTTCGTGGACAAAAATGGTTAAAAGATTCTTTAAAAATAAATCAGCCGTATGTAATTTATGGAAAACTGAATTTTTACGGAGGAAAATTTTCCATGCCGCATCCAGAAATGGAATTGCTGAAAGATTATAAAAGTAAAATCCAATCTTCCATGCAACCTGTGTATCCTTCAACCGAAAAATTAGCAAATAAAAACGTTTCCAATAAGGTTGTTAGAAGCTATATTGAAGATTTACTGTCTAAAATAGGCTATTCAATTGAAGAGAGTTTACCTAGTTATATATTACAAGAACATAATTTATTAGGTAAAAGAGAATCACTTATTAACATTCATTTTCCTAAGAATCAAGAATTATTAGCAAAAGCTCAATTTAGATTAAAGTTTGAAGAATTATTTTTTATTCAGATGCAATTATTGCGTAAAAAACTCATCAGAAAAAGTAAAATAAAAGGATTTGTTTTTGAAAAAGTAGGAGAGCAATTCAATAATTTTTACACTAATTATTTACCTTTTGAGTTAACAAATGCACAAAAACGTGTGTTAAAAGAGATTCGGAAAGATGTAGCTTCCAATGCTCACATGAATCGTTTATTACAAGGAGATGTTGGTTCAGGAAAAACTATTGTAGCCTTGTTGGCAATGTTGTTAGCAATAGACAATGGTTTCCAAGCAACTATAATGGCGCCAACAGAAATTTTGGCAACGCAACATTATCATGCAGTTACAGAATTGTTACAAGAAATGAATATTTCTGTAGAATTACTTACAGGATCTGTAAAAACCAAAAAGCGAAGGGAAATACATGCAGCGCTGGAAAGTGGTGAATTAAATATTTTAATAGGAACCCATGCTTTGTTAGAAGACAAAGTGAAATTCAAAAATTTAGGAATTGCAATTATTGATGAACAACACAGATTTGGTGTAGAGCAACGTTCTAAATTATGGAGAAAAGGCGGCCCATCCCTAACCCTTCCCGAAGGGAAGGGAACCGAAGTACGGAATCGTTATGAAACCGCTCGTCCATCAGTATATAAATTGATGAAAGAGCTTCAAAAAGAAAGAAAGCAAAAAACAACAGAAGCAGAACGTGTTTTATGGGAAAGTTTAAAAACAAAAAAACTTGATTTTAAATTTAGAAGACAACATATTGTAGACGAGTTTATAGTTGATTTTATTTGTATTTCTAAAGGTTTAATAGTTGAAGTTGATGGGAAGTATCACAACACAAAAGAGCAGCAAGAATCAGATGATTTAAGAACAGAAATTTTACAAGAATTAGGGTTTAAAGTAATTAGGTTTAAGAACGAAGAGGTAATTGGTAATATAGAACAAGTAATTAATATTATTTCTGAAGAGTTAAAAGAACATACTAGTGAGAATTCCCTCCCTTCGGGAGGGTTAGGGTGGGCTTTACCACCACATATTTTGGTAATGACCGCAACTCCAATTCCACGTACGTTGGCAATGTCGGTTTATGGAGATTTAGATATTTCTGTTATAGATGAATTGCCTCCAGGACGAAAAGAAGTAAAAACTGTACATCGATATGATAAAAATAGACTTGCCGTTTTTAAGTTTTTAAAAGATGAAATTGAAAAAGGCAGACAAGTATATGTTGTGTATCCGTTAATTCAAGAATCGGAAGCCATGGATTATAAAGACTTAATGGATGGTTATGAGAGTATTTCTAGAGAATTTCCGCTGCCAAAATACCAAATAAGTATTGTGCATGGTAAAATGAAACCTGCCGATAAGGAATACGAAATGCAGCGCTTTGTAAAAGGCGAAACTCAAATTATGGTTGCCACAACTGTAATAGAAGTTGGTGTTAATGTACCCAATGCAAGTGTTATGATTATTGAAAGCGCAGAACGTTTTGGACTTTCTCAATTGCATCAATTACGTGGTAGAGTTGGGAGAGGAGCGGAACAAAGTTATTGTATTCTTTTATCTAGTTTTAAGTTATCTGCCGATGCAAAAACACGTTTAAAAACTATGGTTGATACTTCTGATGGATTTAAAATTGCCGAAGTAGATTTAAAATTACGTGGTCCAGGAAACTTAATGGGAAAACAGCAAAGTGGTGTTTTAAATCTTAAAATTGCCGATGTTGTTAGAGATACACCAATTCTTTTTAAAGCAAGACAAACTGCAATTGGAGTTTTGCAAAATGATGCTAATTTATCGAAACCAGAAAATACTGTTTTACAAAAAACGTTTGCTCAAATTCAAAGAAAAACTGGTTTTTGGTCTGAGATTAGTTAAGTTTTTTTAAATTGTTTCGCTAACGTGTTTCTTTAGTTTGTATTAAATATCTTTATATAGGAAAGGAGGAGAACTATAACGTGTTTTAGAATTGCAGTTCCCTTACACGTACGAGTCCTCAGTTCCTATAAAGTTGCAAAGAACCATTTGGAATACCAGGATTATAAAAACCCGATAAAGGAAGTAGTTTTTGCAACATATTTAATCATTCTAATTGTAAAAATATGAAAAATTACAGAGAAGTAGTAGGAATAGATGTATCAAAAAAGACGATTGATGCCTATTGTTATCATGCTCAAGTTCACCAAGAGTTTAAGAACGATATAGCTGGTTACAAAAGTCTCTTAAAATGGGTTTTAAAACAGACAAAAGAAAGTGCTGTTTTTTATTGTTTTGAGAACACAGGTTATTATTCATTAAAGTTGGCACTTTATTTCCATAGTAAGAAAGTTGTTTATGTTGAGGAGAGTCCGTTAAAAATTAAGCGTTCTTCTGGGATTGTAAAAGAGAAAACAGATAAGCTAGATGCTCAAGTAATAGCAAAGTATGGTTGGTTTTACAGAGAAGAGTTAATGCCGAGTACAGTAAAAAGCAGTTCTCATTTAGAACTTGGTAGACTGTTAGCTTTAAGAGATCAATTAGTTCGAAATAATGCAGGTTTAAAAGGCACTTTAAAAGAGATGAAAGTACTTTTAACAAGTTCTACAACAGATTTAGGTTGTATCAGTTTAAAGCGTAGTATTGACTATTTGTCTAAACAAGTAAAATCTATAGAAATTAGAATTGAAGAAATCATTTTTGATGATGTTTCTATGAGTAAAAATTACGAATTACTAAAAAGTATGAAAGGAATTGGTTTGGTCGTTGCTTGCCAATTAATTTATCATACAGGTAACTTTACCCGTTTTAAAAGTTGGCGTGCTTTTTCCAGTTATTGTGGAACTGCACCTTTTGAGCATCGTTCTGGCACCAGCATTCACAGGCGAAAACAATGTCATTATTTAGGAGACAGAAAGATGAAAAGTTTATTGAGTATGGCAAGTGTTTCTGCAATACAACATGATAGTGAGTTAAAGTTGTATTATCAAAAAAAGTTGGCAGAAGGAAAAGATAAAATGTTGGCGATAAATAATGTGAGAAACAAACTAATAGCAAGAGCATTTGCAGTTGTTAAAAGAGGAACACCATATGTTGTTCTTCAAAATTATGCTGCTTAAAATAAAAACTAAATTTTATTAGGATTTGATCTTGGAATACGTGTATGATCTCGTTGCGTGTTTCAGCAACTAATTTAGCAAATAAAAACCGAATAGAAAGTCCGCAAGGACTTTCGTAAGTAAGCTATAACTAGCAATGAATTATACACGGTGTTGCCATTTCGTTGTTTTTCAAATGTTTTTTCAGACTTTCTATAATTACTAAATTTACTTTAAACATTAAAAAAAGCTGTTAGTATTTTTTCAGGATAACCTAAAACATATTCAAATTTATTATTCTCAATTTTGATTTTTATTGTTTCTAAAGACGGATATTTATCGAAAATATCTTCTGAATTTATGTAATTGTCTTCGTTTGAATTTGGTGAAATACCATTTATTCTCTTAAATGACCAAATGGATATGTATCTAATTCCATTTGAGTATGATTCTTGTATTTCTTCATCTTCAGAATTAAACGAGTCGTCTGAAATTATTTCTGTTTCATTGTATTGTCTGATAAGGTCTTTAAGAAAAGAACTACCAAATAATCCAATTAATTCAAATTCGTCAAGATTCTTTTTCTTTATTCCTCCAAATTCTGTAATAATTTCAGATAGTTCTTTACGATTAACATATACTCCTGTTTTAAATTCATTGGGATTTAATGCTCCAAATTTATTAAGAATGTTTTTCTGTTTATTTGTGAGTTCTAATTTTTCGAATGTTAAGAATACAGAATTTACAGAGTAAAATCTTTCTGTAGGTAGACCTGGACCATACCAAATTAATGATTTGTAGCCATTAGCTCCTGTGTGAATATATTTTTCATCTAAAAAAGGTAATAAATTATTTTCATTAATAAATTTTCGTAAATATTGACCTTCAATATCTAGTTTTCTGTTTTCAGTAACTAATTTTACTTTCTTATAAGAATGTTCATTTATTTCTTTTGACCATTTAGGAAATCTATTGAGAACTTCAATTCCTTCTTTCCCGATTACTTGTTTTTTTAAATAAGATAAAAGTCCCATTATTTATTATTTTATTAATTGCTCAACCCAATTATCACATCTATTTCCAGTATTAACTGAAAATGACAAATCTTCGTTTTTTGGAAAAATTAAAAATACTTCCTTTAAAACTATATTTGTTTTTAATACGCATTCATTTTCAGTTAAATAATCTTTGTTACTATTAATAGTTGCTAATTCATTAATTTGATTTTTATCAATTTTGCTCATAAATAAAAACTGCGTCTTACCATTTCTTCCTTTTTCTGAAATATCATTATACATAAATTCAATACTATATGCATAATGTTCATCTTTAGTCCAATGACAACCAAAGTTCGATTTATCTAATTCTTTAATCGAGTTTAAGTAAATAGCTCTGTAAATTTTCATATTAATTTTGAGTTCTCCATCAATGAATGGCAATTAATTGATATGCCGAGTTTTAATTCGAAATGTCAGGAGTTAACGAAGTTATCTAAAATTAATATTAGAAACAAGCTAAAATTTACTTCTCTAAAAATTTCTAATATCAACAATATCTCCACTATTTAAAGTGTTTTCTGAGTCAACTTTAAAAATAGTTTCGGCAACAAATTTTGGTGTAAATAATTGATTGGTTTCTTTTAACTCTATAAAACGATCCAGGTTTTTAAAATCCGTTTTATCAGTATTTCTTATGTGAGTTTGCATATTTGTGTCTACAACTCCAGGATATATAGAAACACATTTTACGCCGTTTTCTATATCATTTTGTTCAGCAGCAATCGTTTTTGTCATCATATCTATAGCGGCTTTAGAAGTACAGTAAATAGACCAACCTTCATAAGGACTTTGAGCTGCACCAGAAGAAATATTTATAATTTGTCTTTTACCTTTTATATCTTCTGATAATTTAATAAATAAGCTAGATAAAATAAGTGGAGTAGTAGTATTTAGTTGTATTGTCTTGGTAATATCTTCTGCATCTATATTTTCTAAATTAGAAATTGTGCCTAATCTTCCAGCGTTATTTATCAATGTAATTGAGGAAACTTCTTCTTTTAAAATTTCTTCAAAAAGCATTGTAAAGGTCTTCGTAGTTTCTTGTAAATTACTTAAATCTACTGAAATTTGAGTAACATTTTGTAAATCAACAATACTTCTGGAAAGCGAATACACTTTATAGTTTTCTGTAGCGTATTTTTCAGCTAAAGCTTTTCCAATACCTTTGCTTCCGCCAGTAATAATAATTGTGTTCATATAATTTGTCATTCCTACGTATGCAGGAATCTATTTTTAAAATTAGACTAAATATATATAAAGATTCCTGTTTTTAAAGGAATGATAGTTTTATTTGAAGTATTTCTTAGATTCTTCCCAAAAAGCATCCATTTCTGCCAAAGACATATCGGAAAGTTCTTTGCCAGCTGTTTTAGCGGCTTCTTCTAAATACTGAAAACGATTAATGAATTTCTTATTGGTTTTTTCCAATGCATTTTCAGGATTTACATCAATAAAACGAGCGTAATTAATCATTGAAAATAAAACGTCTCCGAATTCTTTTTCGGTGTTTTCTTTATCTCCTTTTTTAATTTCTTCGTTTAGTTCGTTTAATTCTTCTTGAACCTTTTCCCAAACTTGATGTGGTTCTTCCCAATCGAAACCAACGCCAGCAACTTTTTCTTGAATTCTGCTAGCTTTTACCAAAGCTGGTAAGCTTTTAGGAACACCTTCTAAAACAGATTTTTTACCTTCTTTTAGTTTTAATTGTTCCCAGTTACGTTTTACATCTGCTTCATTTTCCACTTTTACATCGCCATAAATATGTGGATGACGATGTATTAATTTATCTGAAATACTATTGGCAACATCTGCAATATCAAAAGCTTTTTTCTCACTACCAATTTTTGCATAAAAAACAATGTGCAATAATAAATCGCCCAATTCTTTTTTAATTTCTGGTAAATCGTCTTCTAAAATAGCGTCTGCAAGCTCGTAAGTTTCCTCAATTGTAAGATGACGAAGACTTTCAAGAGTTTGCTTTTTATCCCACGGGCACTTCTCTCGAAGATCGTCCATGATGTCTAACAAACGGTTAAAGGCTGCTAATTGATCCTTACGAGTATTCATTTATTTTTTTAGTTTTTTTTAGTTTCGAAGTTGCATAGACTCAAAGTAACAAAGTTTTAGCCCAGTAAAGTTGAATGGTTTTGAAATTTGTCATTTTCACTAACAACTAACAACTAACAACTAACAACTAACAACTAACAACTAACAACTAACAACTAACAACTAACATAACAACTAACAACTAACAACTAACAACTAACAACTAACAACTAACAACTAACTATTCTTCCTCTTCAGTATTAGTTTTTTCACCTAAAGTTGCAAAATCAAATTCTGATTTAGCTAAAAGATTATACCATTGTACAACTTTTTTAATGTTAGATGTATACACTCTTTCTGCATCGTAATCTGGTAATACTTCAGCAAAATAAGCTTCTAATTTCTTGCCACTTTCTTTATGAGAAATTGCTTCTTTACCATCTTCTTTATCAGCAATAGCTTTTATAACAGCACCTAAAGGTACTTCTTTCTCGTACGTGTAAATTGCAATATTTTCTAATAAACTAACATTGTGTGTTGCTGTAATTGGAAAACGCTTGTCTTCTAATAAATTCTTTACAATTACACCTGTTTTAGTTTGTGATAAGATTTCAAATAATCCTGGTTTACCGGTTACGGCAATAATTTTGTTAAAGTCCATTTATTTATTTTTTATATTAGGAAAACGCATTCTGTATTCTGCATTTATTTTCCCTTTTGATATTTTTTCTAATTTTTTCTTGATTAATTTTTTCTTCAATGAAGAAAGTTTGTCGGTAAATAAAATACCTTCAATATGATCATATTCATGCTGAAAAACACGTGCAGCCAAACCTGTAAAAGTTTCTGTTATTGTTTTAAAGTTTTCATCTTGATATTCAACAGTAACGCTTTCTTGTCTAAAAACGTCTTCTCTAACATCAGGAATACTTAAACATCCTTCGTTAAAAGCCCATTCGTCTCCAGATTCTTCAATAATTTCTGCATTAATAAATACTTTATTAAAGTTTTTTAATGCTTCTCTGTCGCTTTCTTCTAATTCTTCATCTTCAGCAAAAGGAGAAGCATCAATAAGAAATAATCGAATGTCTTTCCCAATTTGGGGAGCCGCCAAACCAACACCAGAAGCATTGTACATGGTTTCTCTCATGTCAGAAATTAGTTTTTCTAAATTTGGATAATCTTTATCGATTTCTTTTCCAACCTTGCGTAAAACTGGGTCGCCATAAGCAACAATAGGTAAAATCATTTTTTAAATTTTAATGGATGCAAAATTATTAATTTTTTAGTTAGATATAGATTCTGAAGGTGTTTATTTGATGAGAAATTGAATATTTTACTATTTTTGTAAAAAATCTATTTTTATGATATTTAAATTCCCTTGGCAAAAAAGTACAACTGAAAACACTTTTTTTCTATCATACGATTCTCATAGAGATAATTTTGGAGACATTTTAAATCCAATTATAGCCAAAGAATTTAGTGAAAATAAAGATGTAAAGAAAATATCTAAAAGGAAGAGTTCTTATTTTGAACACTACTACATAATTGGTTCTATATTACAAAGATGTAATAAAAACACAATTGTTTGGGGTAGTGGAATTATTTCTGAAGATTCTGTAATTAAAGAAAAACCTAAAAAAGTTTTAGCTGTTAGAGGACCTTTAACTAGAAAGAAACTTTTAGAGTTTGGCATTGAATGTCCTGAGGTTTATGGAGATCCAGCTTTGTTATTACCAAGATTTCACAATCCAAAAAATATTGCGCGTAAGTTTGAATTGGGTATAATTCCTCATTATAGAGATAAAAAAAATAAAGAGTTACTTAAGTTTCTAAAAAGGAATCCAGGCATTAAAGTTATTGATGTTCAAAACAAAAATCCTTTAAAAGTTGTTGATGAAATTTTAGAATGTAAAAATATTATTTCTAGTTCTTTACATGGAATAATTGTAGCAGATGCGTATAATATTCCTTCTGTTTGGATTAATTTTTCTGATAAAGTTGTTGGAAACGGTTTCAAATTTAGAGATTACTTTGCTTCAGTAGGAAGAACAGAAAAATCGCCTTATGATTTTAATGAAATTAAAGATTTAGATAATCTTTTAGATCTTTTTAAAGAAGATTATACAATTAATATTGATTTGGATAAATTAGTTGCCGCTTTTCCTAATTAAAAACTACTTATATAAGTAAGATTGTAAAATTATTGTGGCACTGATTTCATCAACTAGTGCTTTGTTTCTAC of the Tenacibaculum todarodis genome contains:
- a CDS encoding endonuclease, with the protein product MKKLSLLLIFFLTITINAQEAYYSDVDLTAEGITLKEKLAIKVTNTHTNTLSYGELWNALKATDEDPANANNVLLIYGYSDSDGNYVTDKTRSKSLNGGTQGTDWNREHVYAKSKGTPNLGTSGPGADGQHLRPSDVRMNSNRGSLKFADGSGNAGSVSGGWYPGDEWKGDVARIMMYMYIRYGDRCLPTNIGVGSAASTPDNMIDLFLEWNVEDPVSDFERQRNTYHENTSNTYAQGNRNPFIDNAYLATRIWGGDAAIDSWGIYTSTDTEAPTVPTDLALSNITTTSIDATWTASTDNEAVTKYEIYVDGTLNDETANTTFTITGLTPNTTYAVSVLAKDIANNKSDQTTAVNGTTLSDSTPPTVPTAVTISNETGTSFKASWSASTDDSGVASYDVFIDGVLNGNTTNTEFVVTGLTISTTYTVTVLAKDAANNQSAQSAPVNGTTTDGTSSVAELFFSEYVEGGGYNKALEIVNLTANPVDLSTYSVKRQSNGTWETALNLSGSIAVNDVFVIINSATPANQHLLDEADLQINNSTPMTFNGNDRVGLFKSGTLIDIIGDLDGTDNFAKDVTLRRKSSVSEPNTTYTISEWDEFPKDTVDGIGSHTSTLSTEDHTFSSFKMFPNPTNGNKVYFSVTEDATIKVYNTLGKLIATQDVTLNNNSIDVSNLGTGVYLLKIKSDKQYITKKLIKK
- a CDS encoding endonuclease, which produces MVKKLLSLLFITSISLSFAQEAYYSDVDLTLAGTDLKDALATKITATHTNMLNYTPGVWEASKITDANPANTSEVVLIYGWEDGSDSDITNDRERDNTLQDCGTSCNNFVWNREHVFSKSLANPVLIGQGNSQGPGSDAHNLRPADRTRNSERNNYKFALGSGNSSRSSATYNGPDGPNTAGWYPGDEWKGDVARMIMYMYLRYGEQCLPTAVGVGDNQFTQDDMIDLFLQWNVEDPVSDLEKTRNTYHEDTTNNTYAQGNRNPFIDNPYLATRIWGGDSAEDLWNLYAPTDTQAPTVPTNVTVSNENFTSLDVTWDASTDNEAVTGYNIYVDGTLTAQTTANTSTTLVDLNPNTTYSITVLAKDLINNFSNESAPVNGTTLPDTTAPTAPTNATASTISDSSFVLTWDAATDDNEVESYDVYLDGVLNSNVTTLTYTIINLSPTTSYTAYVIAKDTSGNPSAQSNTVNVTTTAGGSGTATELFFSEYLEGEPGTRKALEIVNLTGATVDLAGYVVKLERNGAGVWTTPLALNSGTVQSIVPNDVFVIGNGDNSDPELQPNSASNPLGQVDLVQPNNNDTNFGQPVNFNGNDAVALFKNDVLIDIIGVFGDDAYFAKDVTLRRKGDISSPNTTYTESEWDSFPKNTLDGIGSHTSTLSTEDNTFESFKMFPNPTNGDTVYFSVTEDATIQVYSTLGKLISTQEVTLSNNKIDVSNLSKGVYLLKINSEKRFITKKLIKN
- a CDS encoding RsmB/NOP family class I SAM-dependent RNA methyltransferase translates to MRLHRNLTYAVIDSLRDIFNEGAYAGKAVEKALKRDKRWGSRDRKFVAETIYEIVRWKRLYAEIAEVKEPFDRPNLWRLFSVWCVLKGIKLPDWNQIEPTPNRRIKGKFDELSKIRKFRESIPDWIDNIGLEELGEKIWTKEIAALNLQAEVILRTNTLKTTRENLQKELAKEGIETEFVKNHDDALKLVERANVFRTEVFKKGFFEVQDASSQLVADYLEVKPGMKVVDTCAGAGGKTLHLASLMENKGQIIAMDIYESKLKKLKVRARRNGAHNIDLKVIDSTKVIKKLHDKADRVLIDAPCSGLGVLRRNPDSKWKLQPEFLDNIRKTQQEILQQYSKMVKPGGKLVYATCSVLPSENQLQVDNFLTTEFGKNFTFVADKKVLAHTSGYDGFYMALLERKQN